One Kribbella sp. NBC_00662 genomic region harbors:
- a CDS encoding cation-translocating P-type ATPase codes for MSETRMTARSSTGAAGTESPPYSLGADEVVTAAGSDATAGLSGSEAASRLSSYGPNEIAAEKPPSMWAVAFAQVRDPMNLMLIAVVVVSLLIAEISTAILVALLILLNIGLGTRQELTARASVDALSKMQVPQARVVRDGEVAMIPATQVVPGDLVEVEAGDIVPADGRIVRSATLEAQEAALTGESAPVAKDAGALAAGDVALGDQTDMLFQNTSVTRGTGTILVTATGMQTQMGQIATMLTSVKRTRSPLQRELDSLTKVLGIIAWGAVAIIVIAGLIRGLPAKDLLLLGTAMAISAIPTGMPAFVSGLLSLGAKELAAAKAVVKNLTDVETLGATSAINTDKTGTLTLNQMMVSTLYASGSWFTVDGEGYRKSGAIRSKAGTPVPDFSRLGLGLALDSDAVVGDDGSVIGDPTEAALVVLAAKLGIDADQTRQAYPRLAEVPFDSEYKFMATFHRATVDGVEHLIELVKGAPDVVVARCTQAGGPLSGSQVPIAEARAAIDDANLRMGQKGLRVLAFAARLIADDEQATMTGDPMALTQDLAFVGLAGIIDPLRAEARDAVRTALTAGIDVRMITGDHAITAQAIGGELGLGPGAVSGTELKALSDEELKRRLPELHVFGRVTPQDKLRLARTMQELGLIVAMTGDAVNDAAALKQADIGVAMGTGSEVTKQAARMVLTDDNFGTLVHAVEIGRRVYDKVVSYVRYQMTQLLSLVLLFLAASVFGINEGVAMTPSMVLYLLFVATATGVVIIAVDPGDPDVMHRPPRDPGVPITNRGAVMTWIGYALVLFLAALGPLVAGPDDPSPDHASTSMTMTFAVMGLGTIFNALVNRRDPASGLSAPIVKAVAIGLASFVLLFLGTQLPTLQNGLLTRSLSPREWLVCAGLAAILPIVVEVAKAVRRRRHPRPATLSPEYAVAPQRARSEVRGNA; via the coding sequence GTGAGCGAGACCAGGATGACTGCGCGATCATCGACCGGGGCGGCCGGCACCGAGTCACCGCCGTACTCGCTCGGGGCGGACGAGGTCGTCACCGCGGCCGGGTCCGACGCCACCGCCGGGCTGTCCGGGTCCGAGGCGGCGAGCCGGCTCTCGTCGTACGGGCCGAACGAGATCGCGGCCGAGAAGCCGCCGTCGATGTGGGCCGTCGCGTTCGCGCAGGTCCGCGACCCGATGAACCTGATGCTGATCGCCGTCGTGGTGGTCAGCCTGCTGATCGCCGAGATCTCCACCGCGATCCTGGTCGCCCTGCTGATCCTGCTGAACATCGGCCTGGGCACCCGGCAGGAGCTGACCGCACGGGCCAGCGTGGACGCGCTGTCCAAGATGCAGGTCCCGCAGGCCCGGGTGGTCCGCGACGGCGAAGTGGCGATGATCCCGGCCACCCAGGTGGTCCCGGGCGATCTCGTCGAGGTCGAGGCGGGCGACATCGTGCCGGCCGACGGGCGCATCGTCCGGTCGGCGACGCTGGAGGCGCAGGAGGCCGCGCTCACCGGGGAGAGCGCGCCGGTCGCCAAGGACGCCGGCGCGCTAGCCGCCGGCGACGTCGCGCTGGGTGACCAGACCGACATGCTGTTCCAGAACACCTCGGTGACCCGGGGCACCGGCACGATCCTGGTCACCGCGACCGGGATGCAGACCCAGATGGGCCAGATCGCGACGATGCTCACCTCGGTGAAGCGCACCCGGTCGCCGCTGCAGCGGGAGCTCGACTCGTTGACGAAGGTCCTCGGCATCATCGCCTGGGGCGCCGTCGCGATCATCGTGATCGCCGGCCTGATCCGTGGGCTTCCGGCCAAGGACCTGCTGCTGCTCGGGACCGCGATGGCGATCTCGGCGATCCCGACCGGTATGCCGGCCTTCGTCTCCGGCCTGCTCTCGCTGGGCGCGAAGGAGCTGGCCGCGGCCAAGGCGGTGGTGAAGAACCTGACCGACGTCGAGACCCTCGGCGCCACCAGCGCGATCAACACCGACAAGACCGGGACGCTGACGCTGAACCAGATGATGGTCTCCACGCTGTACGCGAGCGGGTCCTGGTTCACCGTCGACGGAGAGGGCTACCGCAAGAGCGGCGCGATCCGCTCGAAGGCCGGTACGCCGGTACCGGACTTCAGCCGCCTCGGCCTCGGCCTGGCGCTCGACAGCGACGCGGTGGTGGGCGACGACGGGTCGGTGATCGGCGACCCGACCGAGGCGGCACTGGTGGTGCTGGCGGCGAAGCTCGGCATCGACGCCGACCAGACCCGGCAGGCGTACCCGCGGCTGGCCGAGGTCCCGTTCGATTCCGAGTACAAGTTCATGGCGACGTTCCATCGGGCGACCGTCGACGGCGTCGAGCACCTGATCGAGCTGGTCAAAGGCGCGCCGGACGTGGTCGTCGCACGCTGCACCCAGGCGGGCGGCCCGCTCAGCGGCTCGCAGGTTCCGATCGCGGAGGCGCGCGCGGCCATCGACGACGCCAACCTGAGGATGGGACAGAAGGGCCTGCGGGTGCTCGCGTTCGCCGCCCGCCTGATCGCCGACGACGAGCAGGCGACGATGACCGGCGATCCGATGGCCCTGACCCAGGACCTGGCATTCGTCGGGCTGGCCGGCATCATCGACCCGCTCCGGGCCGAGGCCAGGGATGCGGTCCGGACGGCGCTCACGGCCGGCATCGACGTACGGATGATCACCGGTGACCACGCGATCACCGCGCAGGCGATCGGCGGCGAACTGGGGCTCGGTCCCGGAGCGGTCAGTGGCACGGAGCTGAAGGCGCTCAGTGACGAGGAGCTGAAGCGGCGGTTGCCCGAGCTGCACGTGTTCGGGCGGGTCACGCCGCAGGACAAGTTGCGGCTCGCCCGGACCATGCAGGAGCTGGGCCTGATCGTGGCGATGACCGGTGACGCGGTCAACGACGCGGCGGCGTTGAAGCAGGCCGACATCGGGGTGGCGATGGGCACCGGGAGCGAGGTCACCAAGCAGGCCGCGCGGATGGTGCTCACCGACGACAACTTCGGCACGCTCGTGCACGCCGTCGAGATCGGCCGGCGCGTCTACGACAAGGTCGTGTCGTACGTGCGGTACCAGATGACGCAACTGTTGTCGCTGGTCCTGCTGTTCCTGGCCGCCTCGGTGTTCGGCATCAACGAGGGCGTTGCGATGACGCCTTCCATGGTGCTGTACCTGCTGTTCGTCGCCACCGCGACCGGCGTCGTGATCATCGCCGTCGACCCCGGCGATCCCGACGTGATGCACCGGCCGCCGCGAGATCCCGGCGTACCGATCACGAACCGGGGCGCGGTGATGACGTGGATCGGCTACGCGCTCGTGCTGTTCCTGGCCGCGCTCGGACCCCTGGTCGCGGGACCGGACGATCCGAGCCCCGACCACGCCAGTACGTCGATGACGATGACGTTCGCCGTGATGGGTCTGGGGACGATCTTCAACGCGCTGGTCAACCGGCGTGACCCGGCCAGCGGCCTGAGCGCGCCGATCGTCAAGGCAGTGGCGATCGGACTGGCGTCCTTCGTGCTGCTGTTCCTGGGCACCCAGCTGCCGACACTGCAGAACGGGCTGCTCACCCGATCGCTGAGTCCGCGCGAATGGCTCGTCTGCGCGGGACTGGCGGCGATCCTCCCGATCGTCGTCGAGGTGGCCAAGGCGGTCAGGAGGCGTCGCCACCCGCGGCCGGCGACGCTGAGCCCCGAGTACGCCGTCGCGCCGCAACGTGCCCGATCCGAGGTCAGGGGGAACGCATGA
- a CDS encoding MerR family DNA-binding transcriptional regulator: MSAETWSIAELAHEYDVTLRTIRFYEDRGLLTPERRGTARVYHPRDKVRLGLILRGKRLGFSLDEIAKIVDMYDAEPGEEGQLVYLLDQITHRRTELEQRRRDIEETLEDLAEVEARCRADLEALRTR; encoded by the coding sequence GTGTCCGCTGAGACCTGGTCGATCGCCGAGCTCGCCCACGAGTACGACGTCACGCTCCGAACGATCCGCTTCTACGAGGACCGCGGCCTGCTCACGCCCGAACGCCGCGGCACCGCCCGGGTCTACCACCCGCGCGACAAGGTCCGCCTGGGCCTGATCCTGCGCGGCAAACGCCTGGGCTTCTCCCTCGACGAGATCGCCAAGATCGTCGACATGTACGACGCCGAGCCCGGCGAGGAGGGCCAGCTCGTCTACCTGCTGGACCAGATCACCCACCGCCGGACCGAGCTGGAGCAACGCCGCCGGGACATCGAGGAGACGCTCGAGGATCTGGCCGAGGTGGAAGCCCGCTGCCGGGCCGACCTGGAGGCGCTGCGCACCCGCTGA
- a CDS encoding acyl-CoA dehydrogenase family protein — MFELSEEHREFRQSVRDFAEAEIAPHAAEWDRKHYFPVEVVQKMGRLGLFGLTAPEEYGGAGGDFTSLCVAIEEISRVDQSMGITLEAAVGLGINPILTYGTDEQKATWLPDLVAGQKLAGFGLTEPESGSDAGATKTRAVLDGGEWVIDGSKQFITNSGSSITSCVTVTARTGERADGRPEISTIIVPSGTPGFVAEAAYDKLGWHASDTHPLALSGVRVPEANLLGQRGKGFAQFLATLDDGRVAIAAVALGCIRACLEMSVQYAGERQTFGGPIGRKQGVAFQIADLKVMADAAELLVYRAAALKDSGASVADFKQAASVAKLYATESAVTATRIATQVFGGYGFMEEYPVTRFYRDAKILEIGEGTSEVQRMLIARSLGLPVE; from the coding sequence ATGTTCGAGCTGTCCGAGGAACACCGGGAGTTCCGCCAGAGCGTCCGCGACTTCGCGGAGGCGGAGATCGCGCCGCACGCGGCCGAGTGGGACCGCAAGCACTACTTCCCGGTGGAGGTCGTGCAGAAGATGGGGCGGCTCGGCCTGTTCGGGCTGACCGCGCCGGAGGAGTACGGCGGCGCCGGCGGCGACTTCACCAGCTTGTGCGTGGCGATCGAGGAGATCTCCCGGGTCGACCAGTCGATGGGCATCACGCTCGAGGCCGCGGTCGGGCTCGGGATCAACCCGATCCTGACCTACGGCACCGACGAGCAGAAGGCGACGTGGCTGCCCGACCTGGTCGCCGGCCAGAAGCTGGCCGGGTTCGGCCTGACCGAGCCGGAGTCGGGTTCGGACGCCGGCGCGACCAAGACCCGTGCGGTCCTCGACGGCGGCGAGTGGGTCATCGACGGCTCGAAGCAGTTCATCACCAACTCCGGCTCGTCGATCACCTCGTGCGTGACGGTCACCGCGCGGACCGGTGAGCGCGCGGACGGCAGGCCGGAGATCTCCACGATCATCGTCCCGAGCGGTACGCCGGGCTTCGTGGCGGAGGCGGCGTACGACAAGCTCGGCTGGCACGCGAGCGACACGCATCCGCTGGCGCTGAGCGGCGTACGCGTCCCGGAGGCCAACCTGCTCGGTCAGCGCGGCAAGGGCTTCGCGCAGTTCCTCGCCACGCTCGACGACGGGCGGGTCGCGATCGCGGCGGTCGCGCTCGGCTGCATCCGCGCGTGCCTGGAGATGTCGGTGCAGTACGCCGGTGAGCGGCAGACCTTCGGCGGGCCGATCGGGCGCAAGCAGGGCGTCGCGTTCCAGATCGCCGACCTCAAGGTGATGGCCGACGCGGCCGAGCTGCTCGTCTACCGCGCCGCCGCGTTGAAGGACTCCGGCGCGTCCGTCGCCGACTTCAAGCAGGCGGCGTCCGTCGCCAAGCTGTACGCGACCGAGTCGGCGGTGACCGCTACCAGGATCGCCACCCAGGTCTTCGGCGGTTACGGCTTCATGGAGGAGTACCCGGTCACCCGCTTCTACCGCGACGCCAAGATCCTCGAGATCGGTGAGGGTACGTCGGAGGTACAGCGGATGCTGATTGCCCGGAGCCTCGGGCTGCCGGTGGAATGA
- a CDS encoding acyl-CoA carboxylase subunit beta yields MTHDHWTEVKVAREATLAPPEKAKAKLDSQNKLYVRDRIALLVDEGSFVEEAQLANALNPGLPADGVVTGRALVDGRPALIVANDPTVKAGSWGARTVEKIVRITEVALRDELPIFWLIDSAGARITDQVQLFPGRRGAGRIFHNQVALSGKVPQICCLFGPSAAGGAYIPAFCDIVIMVDGNASMYLGSPRMAEMVVGEKVTLEEMGGARMHTSVSGCGDLLASDDTEAIELAKQYFSYLPGSWRSRPPSYDASDAGRDFTRDLVPAEESVGFDIHDVIDAVVDADTFFEIKPAYAPELVVGFGLLAGQVVGIVANQPAVKGGVLFVDSADKAARFIWLCDAFNVPLVYLCDVPGFMIGSEVERAGIIRHGAKMITAVSEATVPTVSVIVRKAYGAGLYAMCGPGFSPDACIALPTAKIAVMGPEAAINAVYYNKIQEIADEGERVEYVAKLREEYETDIDILRLAADLVIDAIVEPEDLRTDLIARLAAAQSKDRTFSHRRHGVPPV; encoded by the coding sequence ATGACCCACGATCACTGGACTGAGGTCAAGGTCGCCCGCGAAGCGACGCTGGCACCGCCGGAGAAGGCCAAGGCCAAGCTCGACAGTCAGAACAAGCTCTACGTCCGCGACCGGATCGCCCTGCTCGTCGACGAGGGCAGCTTCGTCGAAGAGGCGCAGCTGGCGAACGCGCTGAACCCCGGCCTGCCCGCGGACGGTGTGGTCACCGGCCGGGCGCTGGTCGACGGACGCCCGGCGCTGATCGTGGCCAACGACCCGACCGTGAAGGCCGGCTCGTGGGGTGCGCGGACGGTCGAGAAGATCGTCCGGATCACCGAGGTCGCGCTCCGCGACGAGCTGCCGATCTTCTGGCTGATCGACTCCGCCGGCGCCCGTATCACCGACCAGGTCCAGCTGTTCCCGGGCCGTCGCGGCGCCGGCCGGATCTTCCACAACCAGGTCGCGCTGTCCGGCAAGGTCCCGCAGATCTGCTGCCTCTTCGGTCCGTCCGCGGCCGGCGGCGCCTACATCCCGGCGTTCTGCGACATCGTGATCATGGTCGACGGCAACGCCTCGATGTACCTGGGCTCGCCCCGGATGGCCGAGATGGTCGTCGGCGAGAAGGTCACGCTGGAGGAGATGGGCGGCGCCCGGATGCACACCAGCGTCTCCGGCTGCGGTGACCTGCTCGCGTCCGACGACACCGAGGCGATCGAGCTCGCGAAGCAGTACTTCTCCTACCTGCCGGGATCGTGGCGTTCGCGGCCTCCGTCGTACGACGCCTCGGACGCCGGCCGCGATTTCACCAGGGACCTGGTGCCGGCCGAGGAGAGCGTCGGGTTCGACATCCACGACGTGATCGACGCGGTCGTCGACGCGGACACGTTCTTCGAGATCAAACCGGCGTACGCGCCGGAGCTCGTGGTCGGGTTCGGGCTGCTGGCCGGGCAGGTGGTCGGCATCGTGGCCAACCAGCCGGCGGTGAAGGGCGGCGTGCTGTTCGTCGACTCGGCGGACAAGGCGGCGCGGTTCATCTGGCTGTGCGACGCGTTCAACGTGCCGCTCGTCTACCTGTGCGACGTACCGGGCTTCATGATCGGCAGCGAGGTCGAGCGGGCCGGGATCATCCGGCACGGCGCGAAGATGATCACCGCGGTGTCGGAGGCGACCGTGCCGACGGTGTCGGTCATCGTCCGCAAGGCGTACGGCGCCGGGCTCTACGCGATGTGCGGCCCCGGCTTCTCGCCCGACGCCTGCATCGCGCTGCCGACCGCGAAGATCGCCGTGATGGGTCCGGAGGCGGCGATCAACGCCGTGTACTACAACAAGATCCAGGAGATCGCCGACGAGGGCGAACGGGTCGAGTACGTCGCGAAGCTGCGCGAGGAGTACGAGACCGACATCGACATCCTGCGCCTCGCCGCCGACCTGGTCATCGACGCGATCGTCGAACCGGAGGACCTCCGCACCGACCTGATCGCCCGCCTCGCCGCCGCGCAGTCCAAGGACCGAACCTTCTCCCACCGCCGCCACGGCGTACCGCCGGTGTAG
- a CDS encoding HpcH/HpaI aldolase/citrate lyase family protein, producing MTAQEFAERIRSREKLVGYWVTLDVPPATERIARLGYDYVVLDGQHGLISTTGLLHGLLAIDAGAAIGSGRTVGLVRVEANDPTPIGRALDTGAAGVIVPLIDTAEDVAAAVRAAKYPPVGVRSFGPLRASLRIDQVPVEANAQTVVLAMIETPLGLKNVAEICATPGLDGVYVGPSDLGLSLGARFPGDPEIEGPFEEALELIARTAREAGIAAGIHTFDGESAQARLAQGYTFATVSSDLSHLEAVAAAHLETARGTYPG from the coding sequence GTGACTGCACAGGAGTTCGCCGAGAGGATTCGTTCGCGGGAGAAGCTGGTCGGGTACTGGGTGACGTTGGATGTGCCGCCGGCGACCGAGCGGATTGCTCGGTTGGGGTACGACTACGTGGTGCTGGACGGACAGCACGGGCTGATCAGCACCACGGGGTTGCTGCACGGGCTGCTGGCCATCGATGCGGGTGCGGCGATCGGGTCCGGTCGGACGGTCGGGTTGGTGCGGGTCGAGGCCAACGATCCGACGCCGATCGGGCGAGCGCTGGACACCGGCGCGGCCGGGGTGATCGTGCCGTTGATCGACACCGCGGAGGACGTGGCGGCCGCGGTGCGGGCGGCCAAGTATCCGCCGGTCGGCGTGCGGTCGTTCGGGCCGTTGCGGGCCTCGTTGCGGATCGACCAGGTGCCGGTCGAGGCCAACGCGCAGACCGTCGTACTCGCGATGATCGAGACGCCGCTCGGGCTCAAGAACGTGGCCGAGATCTGTGCGACGCCGGGGCTCGACGGGGTGTACGTCGGTCCGTCGGATCTCGGGCTGTCGCTCGGGGCCCGGTTCCCGGGTGATCCGGAGATCGAGGGTCCGTTCGAGGAGGCGCTCGAGCTGATCGCGCGGACGGCTCGGGAAGCGGGGATCGCGGCCGGGATCCACACCTTCGACGGGGAGAGCGCGCAGGCGCGGCTGGCACAGGGGTACACGTTCGCCACGGTGTCCTCCGACCTCAGCCACCTCGAGGCCGTCGCCGCCGCCCACCTCGAGACCGCCCGCGGTACCTATCCGGGTTAA
- a CDS encoding maleylpyruvate isomerase N-terminal domain-containing protein has product MKAPERGALPLGLAATLGRTYGRLTETVQGLSDADFERDTRCPGMQVGPLLVHLLYDAQRVLIAFASPAVAEPDRDFVTYWQDFPPQPDGDTSFVRGIAASYRKPGLLVQHWREVSEAAVRAAALGLATKGHRIETQGHVLRAVDFVATLVLEATVHHLDLTVGLPDAPEPDPEGLQVTARTLDGLFGPDAWDVIGWDTTTYVLKATGRLPLDEDDLEMLGPHASRLPLLG; this is encoded by the coding sequence ATGAAGGCTCCCGAGCGAGGGGCACTGCCGTTGGGACTGGCCGCCACACTGGGGCGGACCTACGGGCGGCTGACCGAGACGGTGCAGGGGTTGAGCGACGCGGACTTCGAGCGCGACACCCGCTGCCCGGGGATGCAGGTCGGTCCGTTGCTCGTGCATCTGCTGTACGACGCGCAGCGGGTGCTGATCGCCTTCGCCAGCCCGGCCGTGGCCGAGCCCGATCGGGACTTCGTCACGTACTGGCAGGACTTCCCGCCGCAGCCCGACGGAGACACCAGCTTCGTCCGGGGGATCGCGGCGTCGTACCGCAAGCCCGGTCTGCTCGTGCAGCACTGGCGCGAGGTCTCCGAGGCCGCCGTCCGCGCGGCCGCGCTGGGGCTCGCCACGAAGGGTCACCGGATCGAGACCCAGGGGCATGTCCTCCGGGCGGTCGACTTCGTCGCGACATTGGTGCTGGAGGCAACGGTTCATCACCTCGACCTGACCGTCGGACTTCCGGACGCGCCGGAGCCGGATCCGGAAGGACTGCAGGTGACGGCGCGCACGCTGGACGGGCTGTTCGGTCCGGACGCGTGGGACGTGATCGGCTGGGACACCACGACGTACGTGCTGAAGGCAACCGGTCGGCTGCCGCTCGACGAGGACGACCTGGAGATGCTCGGCCCACACGCGAGCCGCTTGCCGCTGCTGGGTTAG